The Monomorium pharaonis isolate MP-MQ-018 chromosome 5, ASM1337386v2, whole genome shotgun sequence genome includes a window with the following:
- the LOC118645502 gene encoding uncharacterized protein LOC118645502: MYSNLEVLNTIATNLNLNVPVVQLNAGPDLQNKFTANNMPLECNLHVQVAQNSSTELQNESTSNNMLPECYLHVPIVHNSSIEIQNNSTSNDVISEGNLHVQVTQNSSTELQNESTSNVLPECHLHVPIVHNSSMEIQNNSTSNDVISECNLHIQVIQNSSMEIQNDPTSNEVLSKGNVHVPVVQNASKELPNDSILNDMLSECNIHVPVIQNASTELQNDSTSNDMLSECNIYVPVLQNASLDLENEFTSNDMLSECSLNVSTIRNVSTELENESASNNMLSECNLYVPVIQNVNTELQNESVSNDILSECNLHQDILNPSETSIDNFTLNTNFDQTVTILFDELNDLGISPNNMLNYSNEDENNVSKNLNQSCNVDNSMEIENNRNEANHEKAMNDIDVAKLIKESNNNLKQVNDISNLNNSDCSDCYSDKDPDYHYSTDSENSEVEDDAQHCSIQSTNTTNSSLETSLNASRQQICDDANLHVECSKPKGQEKKNFCFYCKKMQAKISRHLERVHKNEEEVKKFTGLPKGNKERQKIIGLLRRRGNYLYNTDPTYNKGELIVCRRPTESRKKAAHDFICCAGCKGFFTKNNIRHHFKQCTKKIVGRTVKVLGRKVQGRIHESANSILRNVVFPILREDDIIRLIRYDELLITYGNKLCIKYKHQHQQDMIRARLRLLGRFLKAIKKINKNVTDFFSIYHPSIYDDCITAVNQVAGYNTSTKVYAAPSVASRIGTLIKQIGNLAIAECIKQNKFQKKVDIENFLKLLQEDFGVSVNKTVEESILQAKRYQLQELPPLEDIKLLHNFLQTNRRLAFQRLSDTFTYDNWRQLAQFTLISVQVFNRRRAGEIERIFIDDYKHQEGINEQTNPDLYESLSPEAQKIAMKYVRFVIRGKLGRPVPVLLDSEMKSCIDLLLHYRKEAKIPDANPYIFALPGYDKKRFRYIRACDLLRTYSVACGASMPLRLRGTKLRKHIATRCITLNLSDPEVTELANYLGHNKNIHMQHYRQSLPQFEIVKMSRLLKMAQGEDDDFQQNDKENNSQINIDNLITNEFETNGSGNSDIDIDVDNDYVDTNSTCGANRKRRSTSPYGATKRVRWTQTECNTIITAFKQEMSERRLPSGKQMVEVKMKNNCLSRRSIPQIRSWIHNQISRKSKPRAKDLDSERE; encoded by the exons atgtaTA GTAATCTTGAAGTGCTTAATACAATAGccacaaatttaaatttaaacgtaCCAGTGGTACAATTAAACGCTGGTCCggatttacaaaataaatttactgcaAACAACATGCCATTAGAGTGCAATTTACATGTACAAGTCGCACAAAATTCTAGTACGGAGCTACAAAATGAATCTACTTCAAACAACATGTTACCAGAGTGCTATTTACATGTTCCAATCGTACATAATTCTAGTATAgagatacaaaataattctacTTCGAATGACGTGATATCAGAAGGCAATTTACATGTACAAGTTACACAAAATTCTAGTACGGAGCTACAAAATGAATCTACTTCAAACGTGTTACCAGAGTGCCATTTACATGTTCCAATCGTACATAATTCTAGTATGGAGATACAAAATAACTCTACCTCGAATGACGTGATATCAGAATgcaatttacatatacaagTCATACAAAATTCTAGTATGGAGATACAAAATGACCCTACCTCAAATGAGGTGTTATCAAAGGGCAATGTTCATGTGCCAGTTGTACAAAATGCTAGTAAGGAGCTACCAAATGACTCTATTTTAAACGACATGTTATCAGAGTGCAATATACATGTACCAGTTATACAAAATGCTAGTACGGAGCTACAAAACGACTCTACCTCAAACGACATGCTATCAGAGTGCAATATTTATGTGCCAGTTTTACAAAACGCTAGTTTGGATCTAGAAAACGAATTTACCTCAAATGACATGCTGTCAGAGTGCTCTTTAAATGTGTCAACCATAAGAAATGTTAGTACGGAGTTAGAAAATGAATCTGCCTCAAACAACATGCTATCAGAATGCAATCTATATGTGCCAGTTATACAGAACGTTAATACAGAGCTACAAAATGAATCTGTCTCAAACGACATACTATCAGAATGTAATCTACATCAGGATATATTAAATCCATCAGAAACAtctattgataattttacattaaatactaattttgatcaaacagtaactattttatttgatgaatTGAATGATTTAGGGATATCTCCgaataatatgttaaactaTTCTAATGAAGATGAAAATAATGTATCTAAGAATCTCAATCAATCCTGCAATGTGGATAATTCTAtggaaattgaaaataacagaaatgaaGCAAATCATGAAAAAGCGATGAATGATATTGATGtggcaaaattaataaaagaatctaataacaatttaaaacagGTTAATGACATATCGAACTTAAATAATTCTGATTGTAGCGATTGCTACAGTGATAAAGATCCTGATTATCATTACAGTACTGATTCAGAAAATTCTGAGGTAGAAGATGATGCTCAACATTGTTCAATACAATCTACTAACACTACAAATAGTAGTTTAGAAACATCATTAAATGCGTCTAGACAACAAATTTGTGATGATGCTAATTTACATGTCGAATGTTCAAAACCTAAAGgtcaagaaaagaaaaatttttgtttttattgcaaaaaaatgcaGGCAAAAATAAGTAGACATTTAGAACGTGTTCATAAAAATGAAGAGGAGGTAAAAAAGTTTACTGGACTACCAAAag GTAATAAAGAAAGACAAAAGATTATCGGACTTTTAAGACGAAGAggcaattatttatacaatacagATCCCACATATAATAAGGGAGAACTCATAGTTTGTAGAAGACCAAcagaatcaagaaaaaaagctGCACATGATTTTATATGTTGTGCTGGCTGTAAAGGCTTTTTTACTAAGAATAATATACGTCATCATTTTAAACAGTGTACAAAGAAAATTGTTGGCAGAACTGTGAAAGTACTGGGAAGAAAAGTTCAAGGAAGAATTCATGAAAGTGCGAACTCTATTTTAAGAAACGTTGTATTTCCGATATTAAGAGAAGATGACATTATCAGATTGATAAGATACGATGAATTGTTGATTACTTACGGTAACAAGTTGTGTATAAAGTATAAACATCAACACCAACAAGATATGATTAGAGCTCGTTTGCGATTATTAGGGCGATTTTTAAAAGccatcaaaaaaattaataaaaatgtcacagatttttttagtatttatcaTCCATCAATATATGATGACTGTATTACAGCTGTGAATCAAGTAGCAGGTTATAACACAAGTACAAAAGTTTATGCAGCTCCTTCCGTTGCATCAAGAATTGGCACtcttataaaacaaataggAAATCTTGCTATTGCTGAATGCATAAAAcagaataaatttcaaaaaaaagtagacatagaaaactttttaaagttGCTACAAGAAGATTTTGGCGTATCTGTCAATAAAACTGTTGAAGAAAGCATATTACAAGCTAAGCGCTATCAATTACAAGAATTACCTCCGttagaagatataaaattattgcacaattttttacaaactaaTAGGCGTTTGGCATTTCAACGTCTCAGTGACACATTTACTTATGATAACTGGCGGCAACTGGCACAATTTACTCTAATTTCGGTTCAAGTATTTAATAGACGAAGAGCCGGAGAAATTGAACGCATTTTTATCGATGATTATAAGCACCAAGAAGGTATAAATGAACAAACAAATCCAGATTTATACGAATCTTTATCACCTGAAGCTCAAAAA ataGCTATGAAATACGTAAGATTTGTTATTAGAGGAAAATTAGGAAGACCTGTACCTGTTCTTTTGGATTCCGAAATGAAAAGTTGTATAGATTTGCTCTTACATTACCGTAAAGAAGCAAAAATACCCGATGCAAACCCATACATCTTCGCTTTACCAGGTTACGATAAAAAGAGGTTTAGATATATAAGAGCTTGTGATTTATTACGCACATATTCTGTAGCGTGTGGAGCAAGTATGCCTCTTAGATTAAGAGGTACAAAGCTTCGTAAGCATATTGCAACAAGATGCATTACACTAAATCTATCAGATCCTGAAGTGACAGAATTGGCAAATTATCTAGGCCATAACAAAAACATCCACATGCAACATTATCGTCAATCTCTTCCACAATTTGAAATAGTTAAAATGTCTCGGTTACTTAAAATGGCACAAGGTGAAGATGATGATTTTCAACAaaatgataaagaaaataactcGCAAATTAACATTGATAATTTGATTACAAATGAATTTGAGACTAATGGAAGTGGAAATAGTGATATAGATATTGATGTAGACAATGATTATGTAGACACAAATTCAACTTGTGGGGCTAATAGGAAAAGACGAAGca CATCGCCATATGGTGCAACAAAACGCGTACGATGGACACAAACGGaatgtaatacaataattacagCATTTAAACAAGAAATGTCAGAACGACGTTTACCATCAGGAAAACAAATGGTAGAggttaaaatgaaaaataattgtttaagtcGTCGTTCCATTCCTCAAATTAGAAGCTGGATTCACAAtcaaatttcaagaaaatctaAACCACGTGCTAAgg ATCTTGATAGCGAGAGAGAATAA